In one Balaenoptera musculus isolate JJ_BM4_2016_0621 chromosome 20, mBalMus1.pri.v3, whole genome shotgun sequence genomic region, the following are encoded:
- the EVI2A gene encoding protein EVI2A has translation MEHTGHYLHLAFLMTTVFSLSPGTKANYAHLWANNTTVLDPDIQNKTGRSQNENINTNPTTLEADKKVISTKMPEIATSSHIASLTPKSELELYISSVVRNNSPAVHSIENTSKSHSEIFKKGVCEENNNKMAMLVCLIIIVVLFLICTILFLSTVVLANKVSSLRRSKQVGKRQPRSNGDFLASSGLWPAESDTWKRAKQLTGPNLMMQSTGVLTATRERKDEEGTEKLTN, from the coding sequence ATGGAACACACAGGACATTACCTGCATCTTGCCTTTCTGATGACAACagttttttctttgtctcctgGAACAAAAGCAAACTATGCCCATCTGTGGGCTAATAATACTACTGTCTTGGATCCAGATATTCAAAATAAGACGGGCAGAAgccaaaatgaaaacattaacacAAACCCTACAACTCTTGAAGCAGataaaaaagttatttctacAAAAATGCCTGAAATAGCAACATCATCTCACATCGCGTCTTTAACTCCTAAATCTGAACTGGAGCTTTATATATCTTCCGTCGTCAGGAACAATTCTCCAGCAGTACATAGCATTGAAAACACAAGCAAAAGTCACagtgaaattttcaaaaaaggtGTCTGtgaggaaaacaacaacaaaatggctATGCTAGTTTGCTTAATTATAATTGTGGTGctttttcttatctgtacaattttatttctatcaacTGTGGTTCTGGCAAACAAAGTCTCATCTCTCAGACGATCCAAACAAGTAGGCAAGCGTCAGCCTAGAAGCAATGGCGATTTTCTGGCAAGCAGTGGTCTATGGCCTGCTGAATCAGACACTTGGAAAAGAGCAAAACAGCTCACAGGGCCTAACCTAATGATGCAATCTACTGGAGTGCTCACAGctacaagggaaagaaaagatgaagaagGAACTGAAAAACTCACCAACTAA
- the EVI2B gene encoding protein EVI2B produces the protein MDPKYFTIILFCGHLNDIFFSETEATTTEKQPQSTLLRSSRPYVSANSQSTIENPSGQPTQFNNLSSGQPITTAEVAAGQPTPAVYVSSGKPAAHTSAGQPLAYNVTSKPKPMANTSSQGTALPVFTSARQRSTSAHSSTRQPPPSVYTPTQQPSSTHTSSRKSIPPTAHNLSIQPTPTAKSSPRSTPGFNLETTTKNKSPQKTNSNSIVVILIGLVLTSMVVAIIMIVLWKCLRKPVLNDQNWAGRSPFADGETPDVCLDNIRENEVFPKRTSIVSLTAWKPSKRTLLADDLEIKLFESNENIEDSNTPKTEKIKDQANGTSEDSADGSTIGTAVSSSDDVDPPPPPPPLLDLEGQESNQSDRPTVTTVSPLPNDSTNLPPSLDCLNQVCEDHDSEFKQSFPPPPDSLNSTLPLGDFMTNQEIQCQQFPSPPDSDQNLNESLPPPPAELL, from the coding sequence ATGGATCCCAAATATTTcaccataattttgttttgtggACATCTGAACgatatttttttctcagagacAGAAGCAACTACAACAGAGAAGCAACCACAGTCTACTTTACTTAGATCATCAAGGCCATATGTCTCGGCTAATTCTCAAAGCACAATAGAGAATCCTTCGGGTCAGCCAACACAATTCAACAACCTTTCTTCTGGACAACCAATAACAACTGCCGAAGTTGCCGCTGGACAACCAACACCAGCTGTCTATGTGTCTTCTGGGAAACCAGCAGCACATACTTCTGCTGGACAACCACTTGCCTATAATGTCACCAGCAAACCAAAACCAATGGCCAACACCTCCTCCCAAGGAACAGCACTACCTGTGTTCACCTCTGCCAGACAACGATCAACATCTGCCCATTCTTCTACCAGACAACCACCACCATCTGTCTATACTCCCACTCAACAACCATCATCTACCCACACCTCCTCTAGAAAATCAATACCACCAACTGCTCATAATCTATCCATACAACCAACACCAACTGCCAAAAGTTCACCTAGGAGTACACCAGGATTCAACCTAGAAACTACCACTAAAAACAAGAGCCCACAGAAAACCAATTCTAATTCAATAGTGGTCATATTAATTGGTTTAGTTCTGACTTCTATGGTGGTAGCTATAATCATGATTGTATTGTGGAAATGCTTGCGAAAACCAGTGTTAAATGATCAAAATTGGGCAGGTAGGTCTCCATTTGCTGATGGTGAAACCCCTGACGTATGTCTGGATAACATTAGAGAAAATGAAGTGTTCCCAAAACGTACATCAATTGTTTCACTTACGGCCTGGAAACCAAGCAAAAGAACACTTTTAGCAGATGACTTAGAAATTAAGTTGTTTGAATCAAATGAAAACATTGAAGATTCTAACACTcccaaaacagagaaaataaaagatcaagCAAATGGTACATCAGAAGATAGTGCTGATGGATCAACAATTGGCACTGCTGTTTCCTCTTCAGATGATGTAgatccacctccaccacctcctccccttcTTGATTTGGAAGGACAGGAGAGTAACCAATCTGACAGACCCACAGTGACAACTGTATCTCCTCTTCCAAATGATTCCACCAATCTCCCACCATCTCTGGACTGCCTCAATCAAGTCTGTGAAGATCATGATTCTGAGTTCAAACAGTCATTTCCACCTCCCCCTGACTCACTTAACTCGACCCTGCCTCTAGGAGATTTTATGACAAACCAGGAGATCCAGTGTCAGCAGTTCCCTAGTCCTCCTGACTCTGATCAAAATCTCAATGAATCCCTGCCACCCCCACCTGCAGAACTGTTATAA
- the OMG gene encoding oligodendrocyte-myelin glycoprotein, with amino-acid sequence MALMEYQILKMSPSLFILLFLTPGILCICPLQCICTERHRHVDCSGRNLTTLPSGLQENIIHLNLSYNHFTDLHNQLTQYTNLRTLDISNNRLESLPAQLPRSLWNMSAANNNIKLLEKSDTAYQWNLKYLDVSKNMLEKVVLIKNTLRSLEVLNLSSNKLWTVPTNMPSKLHIVDLSNNSLTQILPGTLINLTNLTHLYLHNNKFTFIPDQAFDQLFQLQEITLYNNRWSCDHKQNITYLLKWMMETKAHVTGTPCSSQISPLKEHNIYPTPSGFTSSLFTVSGMQTVDTINSLSMVTQSKVTKIPKQYRTKETTFGATLSKDTTFTSTDKAFVPYPEDTSTETINSHEAAAATLTIHLQDGMVTNTSLTSSTKSSPTPMTLSITSGMPNNFSEMPQQSTTLNLRREETTTNVKTRLPSSVASAWKVNASFLLMLNAVVMLAG; translated from the exons ATG GCTTTGATGGAATATCAGATATTGAAAATGTCTCCCAGCCTGTTCATCCTTCTGTTTCTCACACCTGGTATTTTATGCATTTGCCCTCTCCAATGTATATGCACCGAGAGGCACAGGCATGTGGACTGTTCAGGCAGAAACTTGACTACATTACCATCTGGACTGCAAGAGAATATTATCCATTTAAATCTGTCTTATAACCACTTTACTGATCTGCATAACCAGTTAACCCAGTACACCAATCTGAGGACCCTGGACATTTCAAACAACAGGCTTGAAAGCTTGCCTGCTCAGTTACCTCGGTCCCTCTGGAACATGTCTGCTGCTAACAACAACATTAAACTGCTTGAAAAATCTGATACTGCTTATCAGTGGAACCTTAAATATCTGGATGTTTCTAAGAATATGCTGGAAAAGGTTGTCCTCATTAAAAATACACTAAGAAGTCTTGAGGTTCTCAACCTCAGTAGTAACAAACTCTGGACAGTTCCAACCAACATGCCCTCCAAACTACATATTGTGGACCTGTCTAACAATTCCTTGACACAAATCCTTCCAGGAACATTAATAAACCTGACAAATCTCACACATCTTTACCTGCACAACAATAAGTTCACATTCATTCCAGATCAAGCTTTTGACCAACTCTTCCAGTTGCAAGAGATAACCCTTTACAATAACAGGTGGTCATGTGACCATAAACAAAACATTACTTACTTACTTAAGTGGATGATGGAAACAAAAGCCCATGTAACAGGGACTCCCTGTTCTAGCCAAATATCACCTTTGAAGGAACATAACATATACCCCACACCTTCTGGATTTACCTCAAGCTTGTTCACTGTAAGTGGGATGCAGACAGTGGACACCATTAACTCTCTGAGTATGGTAACTCAATCCAAAGTGACCAAAATACCTAAACAATATCGAACAAAGGAAACAACGTTTGGTGCCACTCTAAGCAAAGACACCACCTTTACTAGCACTGACAAGGCTTTTGTGCCCTATCCAGAAGATACATCCACAGAAACGATCAATTCACATGAAGCAGCAGCTGCAACTCTAACTATTCACCTCCAAGATGGAATGGTTACAAACACAAGCCTCACTAGCTCAACAAAATCATCCCCAACACCCATGACCCTAAGTATTACTAGTGGCATGCCAAATAATTTCTCTGAAATGCCTCAACAAAGCACAACCCTTAACTTACGGAGGGAAGAGACAACCACAAATGTAAAGACTCGCTTACCTTCTTCTGTGGCAAGTGCTTGGAAAGTAAATGCTTCGTTTCTCTTAATGCTCAATGCTGTGGTCATGCTGGCTGGCTAA